The following proteins are encoded in a genomic region of Zetaproteobacteria bacterium:
- a CDS encoding phospholipid carrier-dependent glycosyltransferase has translation MSSPTVPRSDPDHRTSSLLLLFLITLGLLIRLSYIEQTEVDHPIRADALHYVTYGYNLYRHHTFSLATGEQPIRPDSFRSPGLPLLIAAAIAAGGERYWYDTLLQWQAILGTLVVALTYLTGRRFLSRTAALGAATLTAISPHLVAMGGYILTETLFSFLLLLSLWLFLLLAGRSGTQMAEAPSTLLLAIACAIAFGCAWLTNETALFIPYLLILFLRRRERQSTTTTPLPRRTIAVMLVLFTLFPLTWNLRNLLEQIPPQLRGQARALATMAHGSYPDYLYKNPELRYYPYRDDPHFQEYSASFSNFIRILAHRASEEPLRYLRWYLFDKPRTLWTWNILQGQGDVYVYPVTRSLYQNDPLWDVTRRAMKLLHPVILLLALAALPLWLRRRKQEADATPATAPVGAGVMMLLLIYYTLLYNCFATWPRYAVPLRPELYLWSMWGLEALVTIILRRHSCPTSPADGQHRNPPHPAALHDGHTDTIVMDKAIDAHPVNRAG, from the coding sequence ATGTCTTCCCCCACTGTTCCCCGTTCCGATCCAGACCACCGTACCTCCTCGCTGCTCCTGTTGTTCCTGATCACCCTGGGGCTGCTGATCCGTCTCTCCTACATCGAACAAACCGAGGTAGACCATCCGATCCGAGCGGACGCCCTCCACTATGTCACCTACGGATACAACCTCTACCGACACCACACCTTCTCCCTGGCCACGGGAGAGCAGCCGATCCGTCCCGACTCCTTCCGCTCTCCCGGCCTTCCGCTGCTCATCGCCGCGGCCATCGCCGCCGGGGGAGAACGCTACTGGTACGACACGCTTTTGCAGTGGCAGGCGATCCTCGGCACACTGGTGGTGGCACTCACCTACCTGACGGGACGCCGCTTCCTCTCCCGCACAGCGGCATTGGGCGCCGCCACCCTCACCGCCATCTCCCCCCACCTGGTGGCCATGGGGGGATATATCCTGACCGAAACCCTCTTCTCCTTCCTGCTGCTGCTCTCTCTGTGGCTCTTCCTGCTGCTGGCCGGGCGAAGCGGCACGCAGATGGCGGAAGCTCCCTCCACCCTGTTGCTCGCCATCGCGTGTGCCATCGCCTTCGGATGCGCCTGGCTGACCAACGAGACGGCCCTCTTCATCCCCTACCTCCTCATCCTCTTCCTGCGAAGGCGGGAGCGGCAAAGCACGACGACCACCCCGCTTCCCCGCCGCACCATCGCCGTCATGCTCGTCCTCTTCACGCTCTTCCCACTCACCTGGAACCTGCGCAATCTGCTGGAACAGATCCCGCCCCAACTGCGCGGGCAGGCGCGGGCACTCGCCACCATGGCCCACGGCAGTTATCCGGACTACCTCTACAAGAACCCGGAACTGCGCTACTATCCCTACCGTGACGATCCACACTTTCAGGAATACAGCGCATCATTCTCCAACTTCATCCGCATCCTCGCCCATCGTGCATCCGAGGAGCCGCTGCGCTACCTGCGCTGGTACCTGTTCGACAAGCCGCGCACACTCTGGACCTGGAATATCCTGCAGGGCCAGGGAGATGTCTACGTCTACCCGGTGACCCGCTCCCTCTACCAGAATGATCCCCTGTGGGATGTCACCCGCCGGGCGATGAAGTTGCTCCACCCCGTCATCCTGCTGCTGGCGCTGGCCGCACTCCCTCTCTGGCTGCGCCGTCGCAAACAGGAGGCGGACGCAACGCCCGCCACCGCCCCGGTCGGGGCAGGGGTGATGATGCTCCTGCTGATCTACTACACCCTGCTATACAACTGCTTCGCCACCTGGCCCCGTTACGCCGTCCCGTTGCGCCCCGAGCTCTACCTCTGGAGCATGTGGGGGCTGGAGGCACTCGTCACGATCATCCTTCGACGACACAGCTGCCCCACGTCACCAGCCGATGGACAGCACCGCAACCCTCCCCATCCCGCCGCTCTGCACGATGGCCATACAGACACCATCGTCATGGACAAGGCGATCGACGCGCACCCCGTGAACCGTGCAGGATGA